One region of Camelina sativa cultivar DH55 chromosome 6, Cs, whole genome shotgun sequence genomic DNA includes:
- the LOC104792881 gene encoding GDSL esterase/lipase At2g40250-like, translating into MNSHQYKPILLTFLITLLPLLQLLSPTNALPSPPITAVYAFGDSTVDPGNNNYIPTLFRSNHLPYGKSFPGQRSTGRFSDGKLATDFLVSSFGIKPTLPAYLNPSVKPFELLTGVSFASAGSGLDDRTAMLSLTLNMDRQWRYFEEAVRKMKSLVGELETDRVIRNAVFVISAGTNDMTNNVYTRAPGSFISVSNYQDFLLSKVETFVQRLYNAGARRITLAGLPPNGCLPVQVTVAGFTSHNFHRRTCTEHQNADSRVYNQKLQSLTFRLSQRLRGSKDLYLDIYSPLIDMINYPRKYGIVETLRGCCGTGFLEAGPLCQPTSRTCDDVSKYLFFDSVHPSQKAYSVVASFALRNLLPRL; encoded by the exons atgaacTCTCATCAATACAAACCAATCCTTCTTACATTCTTGATCACTCTTCTTCCCCTCCTCCAACTTCTAAGCCCTACCAATGCGTTACCATCCCCACCAATAACAGCTGTTTACGCCTTCGGCGACTCCACGGTGGATCCCGGCAACAACAATTACATCCCCACTCTTTTCCGGAGCAACCATCTTCCCTACGGCAAATCTTTCCCGGGACAACGCTCCACCGGAAGATTCTCCGACGGAAAACTCGCCACCGACTTCTTAGTCTCCTCCTTCGGGATCAAACCCACTTTACCAGCTTACCTAAACCCTTCGGTCAAACCCTTTGAGCTTTTGACCGGAGTTAGTTTTGCCTCGGCTGGAAGTGGTTTAGATGATCGTACGGCGATGTTATCGTTGACTTTGAACATGGACAGGCAGTGGAGGTACTTCGAAGAGGCCGTGCGGAAGATGAAGAGTTTGGTTGGGGAATTGGAGACTGATCGGGTGATTAGGAATGCTGTCTTCGTGATTAGTGCTGGCACTAATGATATGACTAACAATGTTTACACTCGCGCTCCCGGGAGTTTCATCTCTGTTTCGAATTATCAAGATTTTCTACTTAGCAAAGTCGAAACTTTTGTCCAG AGACTATACAACGCAGGAGCACGAAGGATTACACTAGCTGGACTACCACCAAACGGATGCCTTCCAGTGCAAGTAACAGTTGCTGGCTTCACTTCTCACAACTTCCATCGTAGGACCTGTACGGAACACCAGAACGCTGATTCTAGGGTTTACAATCAAAAGCTACAGAGTCTAACCTTCCGTCTTAGTCAGAGGCTTAGAGGTTCCAAGGATCTTTACCTTGATATCTACTCTCCGTTAATAGACATGATCAATTATCCTCGTAAATACG GAATAGTGGAAACACTGAGAGGATGCTGCGGGACGGGGTTTCTTGAAGCAGGACCTCTATGCCAGCCAACGTCTCGGACTTGTGACGATGTGTCCAAGTATTTGTTCTTTGATTCTGTGCATCCTTCACAGAAGGCTTACTCTGTCGTTGCTAGTTTCGCCTTACGAAATTTGCTTCCTCGCCTCTAA